In the Streptomyces coeruleoprunus genome, CGGATGGCCGAGGTGCTGCGGCGGGCCGTACGGTCGCACGTCACGCCGCCGACCGAGCCGCTGGTCGTGGTGCGCGGCTCGCGCAGGTGGCGGATCCCCGCGTACGAACTGGAGGAGATGGTCCGCGAGTTGCTGGACCGCGACATCCGCTACGGGGCCGCCCGCGAGGCGCTGCCGCAGCGGATCGCGCACGCCGTGCTCGTACGCATGGAGCAGGCCGGCGAGGCCCCCGACGACCGGGTGCAGGACGCCGTGGCCCGCAACGCCGCCGTGAAGGCCGCCGTCAAGGCGATCTGGCCGCCCGTCGACCCGGCGAAGCTGGTGCTGCGGCTGCTGTCCGACGCCGCGTTCCTGGCCGCGCACGCGGAGGGCCTGCTCAGCGAGGACGAGCAGAAGGCCGTCCTGTGGACGAAGCCGCCGAGGAGCGTGAAGTCGGCCAGGTGGTCGGCCGCCGACGCCGTCCTCATCGACGAGGCGACCGACCTGGTGGCGCGGACCCCGTCGCTCGGCCACGTCGTCCTCGACGAGGCCCAGGACCTGTCGCCCATGCAGTACCGGGCCGTCGGGCGGCGCTGCTCGACCGGCTCGGCGACCGTGCTGGGCGACCTGGCGCAGGGCACCACGCCGTGGGCCACGGAGAGCTGGGCCGAGGCGCTGCGGCACCTCGGCAAGCCGGACGCGCTCGTGGAGGAGCTGACGGCCGGCTTCCGCGTGCCGCGCGAGGTCATCGCGTACGCCTCCCGGCTGCTGCCGCACATGTCGCCCGGGCTCGCCCAGGTGAAGTCCGTGCGTGAGTCGCCCGGTTCGCTGGAGGTCCGGCGGGCCGCCGGTCCCGGCGACCTCGACGCGCACACCGTGGCGGCCTGCGTGGACGCGCTGGGCAACGAGGGCTCCATCGGCCTGATCGCCGCCGACGCGCGCGTCCCGGCCGTCGCCGACGCGCTGACCGCCGCGGGCATGCCGTACCTGTCGCCCGGCGAGGAGACCACCGCCGCGTCCCGGCTCACCCTCGTCCCCGCCTCCCTCGCCAAGGGCCTCGAATACGACTACGTCGTCCTCGACGAGCCGGCCGCCGTCGTGGACGGCGAACCCGACGAACGCACCGGCCTGCGCCGTCTGTACGTGGCGCTGACCCGTGCCGTGTCCGGGCTGACCGTCGTCCACGCGGCGCCGCTGCCCGCCCAGCTGACCTGACACAGTCGTGGGGGACTTGCCGGATTCCGGGGCCGGTTGTCCTGCATCCGGACCGATTCCCCTAACGTCGGAGAGTGTGATCAGTGCGCAGGCCGAAGAGGTCCTCCAGCAGCTGACGGCCGAAGGGGTCAGCCCTTGGCTTTCCTGGCCGTCGACGCAGCCGCCCGGCCGGGACGCCGTGGTGCGGTACGGCTTCCGTGGCGTCGCCATGCCACCCGGGTCACCGCTCAGCGCCGTCCGCGCGGCGTGCGACGCGCTGGTGGGCGGCTGGGTGACCGTGGCGGTCGAGGCGGGCGCGGGCGCCGCCGACGACCCGGACGCGCTCGTGGCGGCGGCCCGCATGCTGCGCGTGGGCGTCGACCGGCCCAACGTGCTGGTCGGCATCCCCGCCACGAAGGCCGGGACCGTGGCCGCCGCCGACTGCCTCGCCGAGGGGATCGGAGTGGACTGCTCTGCGGTCTTCTCGGTGGAGCAGTACCGCGCCGTGCTGGACGCCCAGATCGCGGGCATGGAACGGGCCCTGTCCAACGGGGTCGACCTCGCGGGCTTCGCCGCGTCCGCGTCCTGCCCGCTGGGGCTGCTGGACCAGGAGGTGAACGCCCGCCTCGACCGGCTGCCGGACGCCGACCCGGCGCTGCGGGACGCGGCCGGCGCGGCCACGGCCCGGCTGTTGTACCGGGTGCGGGAGGAGCGGCTGGCCGACGCGTGGTGGCGGGTGCTGCGGGTGGCCGGGGCGCGCACGCCGTACCTGGTGTGGACGCGGACCGGTGCGGCGCACGTGCCGGCGCTGGTGGGGTGGAACACGGCGCACGTGCTGACGCCGGACGCGCTGGAGGTGGCCGCGGAGCGGGGTGGGCTGCACGGGGACACGCTGCTGGGGCGGCACGGGCAGGCGCAGGGTGCGCTGCGCGCGCTGGGGGAGGCGGGGGTGGACGTCGCCTCCTTGGCGGAGGCGTTGGCCCGGCGCGGCGCCTGAGGCGGCGCCCGCCGCCTCAGGCGCCGCCTCAGGCGGCGCCCGCCGCCGGCGGTGGGCCGCCGCCCCCGGCCCACCGTGGTGCGGGTGCGCGGAGCCTCAGGCCGTTGGCAGCGGCGTGCGGTCCGGGAACGGGGTGGATGTCAGGGTCAGGAGCGGGGCCGACTTCACCGCTGTCTCCTCGTACTCCGCCGCCGGGTCCGACAGGGCGACGATCGCGCCGCCCACCCCGTACCGCACCCGGCCCGGGGTGACCACGGCCGTGCGGATGACCACGCTCAGGTCGGCGGCGCCCGACAGGGAGAAGTAGCCGATCGCGCCCGAGTAGACCCCGCGCGGCCCGCCCTCCAGGCGGTCGATGATCTGCATCGTGCGGATCTTCGGCGCACCCGTCATCGAGCCCGGCGGGAACGCCGACCGTACGCAGCGCACCGGCGAACTGTCCGCGCGCAGCCGCGCGGTGACCTTGCTGACCAGCTGGTGGACCGTCGCGTACGTCTCGACGACGAAGACGTCGTCCGCCCGTACGCTGCCGATCTCGGCGCACCGGCCCAGGTCGTTGCGGACCAGGTCGACGATCATCAGGTTCTCGGAGCGGTCCTTCTCGTCCGTCGTGAGCGACGCGGCCAGCGCGGCGTCCTCCTCCGGGGTCGCGCCCCGCGGCCGGGTGCCCTTGATGGGCTTGGACTCGGCGAGGCCGTCCGAGGAGACCCGCAGGAACCGCTCGGGCGACGTCGACAGCACCGACACGTCCCCGAACTCCAGCAGCGCGCCGAACGGCGCCGGGCTCGTCCGCCGCAGGAGCCGGTAGCCGTCCCACGGGTCGAAGGCGCCGCGCGCCTCCGCCATGTTGGTCAGGCACACCTCGTAGCTCTCGCCCGCCGCGATCTCCTCCTGGCACGCGTCGATCAGCGCCAGGTACGCCCCACGGTCGTGGCGCAGCCGGATCCCGTCCACCGCGCCGGCGGGCCGTACCGGGTCCGGCGCGGGCGCAACCGCCGCGAGCGTGGTGAGGCGGCCCACCATCCGGGACAGCCACAGCTGCGCGGGCTCCTCGTCGTCGCCCTCCACCAGCGCCAGCAGGTACGTCGTACCGGTGACGTGGTCCAGGACGACCGCCCGGTCGGCGAACACCATGACGGCGTCGGGCTCCTCGGAGCGGTGCGCACGGTCGCCGCCGCACTCGCTCTTCAGCTCGTAGCCGAGGTAGCCGGTCCAGCCGAGCGCGAAGTCGCACGGCAGGGCGGGCACCTCGGTGTCGAGAGACGCCAGATCGCGGTCCAGCCACCCCAGGAACTCACCCGCGACGGTCTCCGCCTCACCGGCCGACGACCGCACCGTGACCGTCCCGCTGGCCACGTCGGCCGTCGCCACCCGGGCCAGCGGGCCGGTCGCGTCGCCCATCACGGAGAACCGGCCCTGGCTGTCGCGGGCGCTGCTGTCCAGCCAGAACGCGTGGTCCCGGCCCTGGAACAGCCGCTCGTACACGATCTCGTCGTCCCAGCGGGTGGGGAGTTCGCGGGTCAGGACCCTCAAGGCCCGCCGGTCCAACGGCTGGTGCACGGCCGGTTCGGGACCCGCGGGCGGGCGCAGCGTCACCGAGTCCCGCCGCGGCGTGTGCCGGCGCGACAGCTCCTGGAAGTTCGCCAGCAGCTCGTGCCCGAACCGTGTCGCGATCGACTCGGGGTGGAACTGCACGCCCCACAGAGGCCGGTGCCGGTGGCGCAGCCCCATCACCACCCCGTCCGGCGTCCACGCGGTGACCTCCAACTCCTCCGGCAGGTCGGTGACGGCGAGCGAGTGGTAGCGCACCGCCTCGAACGGCGACGGCAGCCCGGCGAACAGCCCGTCGCCCTCGTGCAGTACGGGCGACACCCTGCCGTGCCGCGGCTCGGGCGCCCGGCCCACGGTGGCGCCGTGGACGAGGCCGATGCCCTGGTGGCCCAGGCAGATGCCGAGCACCGGGCGGCGCGCGTCGCGGACGATCTCCCGGCAGATCCCGAAGTCGGCGTCCCGACCGGGCGTTCCGGGCCCCGGCGAGACGATCACGTTGTCGAAGTCCTCCACCATCGACGGCCGCCACCCCGGGTCGTCGTTGCGGACGACGACCGGCTCACGGCCGCAGGCCTCGGCCACGTAGTGGAACAGGTTGTAGGTGAACGAGTCGTAGTTGTCGACGAGCAGCGTGCGCACGAAGAGATCCCCCCTCTTCCCGTCAGGCCGCGAGCGGCGTGGACGAGGACACCCCGACCGGCTCGATCAGCAGCAGCATGTGCTCGACCATGTCGTCGTCGTACTCGCCCTCGCGGACCCGGCACGACGCCACGGTGCGCAGGACACGGCCGCACTCGTCGGCGATGCGGTACAGCGCGGGCAGGTCGCCGCGGCTGCTGAAGTGCAGCAGCGCCCGGCCGTTCGGCGTGGTCCAGTGCGGCGCCTGGTCGAGGTAGCGGCGGTGCGTCTGGTAGCCGGCGTCCACGTACGCGCGTTCGTGCACCGACTTGTACTCGTAGTCGTCGGGGCCCAGCACGTAGTTGGACGACCAGAAGATCGTGTCGAAGCGCTCGCCGCTGTCGATGCCCGAGAACAGGTCGCTGTGCAGGGACCTCAACCGCCGTGTCACACCGTGCCGTTCGGCGTTGATCGCCGCGTTCTCCACCGCGCGGGGGCTGATGTCGCACGCGACGACCCGCTCGCAGCCGGCGAGCGCCGCGGTCACCGCGATCAGGCCCGTGCCGCAGCCGATCTCCAGGAACGAACCTGCCGGGCGGACGGCGTCGCCCGGCTCGCTCAGCCCCAGGAAGTCCAGCGCGATCCCCGTCGACGGCGAGTACACAGGTGCGAAGACCTCGTCGAGCAGATCCCATTCGCGGCCGCTCATCGTGAACGTCCGCGGCCGGTCGGCCCGGGTCAGCGACTGGCGGCTGCGCTCCAGCGAACGTTCATAACTGCGTACCTGCGACGCGTTCGGCATGTGTCCCCCTGGCTCCGGTGCGCTGCTCCCCGCAGCGCCTGACATGGCCAGAGTGCGCCGCCGCGCCACGCCGGCGGAAGGTGATCAGATGACACAGTCCGCGCAGGTGGGCGGTGCCCGGGCCACCGTCACAGCCTCTGACCTGCGACGCAGCACGTGGACATTTGTTGACCTACGCGCTTGTTGACAACTACGTTGCCTCTGGGGAAGCGGATCTTTCATGGTCTAGGGGGAGGGGTTTCGTCATGCTGCCGGAGGACCGGTCGCTCGACGGGTACGCGTTCACCATGCTGGAACTGCTGGCTCGCGAGGCGCCTCCGGAACAGTTCGAGGACGTGGTGCGGGGGGCCGCCGCGGCGGGGGCCACGGAAGCCGACCTGGCCCTGCTGACGTCCGCGAAGGACCGGTCGCTGGAGATACGCCAGCTGTTCAGCAGACGCCAGCAGCGGGAGGCCGGACTGTCGGCGCTCGTCGACACCGCACGCGACCTGACGCTCCCCTACAGCCTGGACACCCTGCTGAAGGTCATCACCCGGCGGGCCCGGCTGCTGCTCGGGCTCGACATGTCGTGGTTGAGCCTGCACGACGCCGAGGACGGCGCGTCGGTCGTGCGGGCCGCCGACGGGCACGCCTCGGCGATCACCGTGGGCTTCCGCGTGCCGCTGACGGGCGGCGTGGGCCGGCACGCCAGGGAGCGGTCGGCGCCGTTCTGGACGCCGGACTACCTGCGCGACGAGGCGTTCGCGCACTCCGACATCATCGACAACGTCGTCCGTACGGAAGGGCTGCACGCCATCATGGCCGTGCCGCTCCAGCACGAGGAGTCCACGTTCGGCGTGCTGTACGTCGCCGACCGCAACGTACGGCACTTCCTGCCCGACGAGATATCCCTGATGACCTCGCTCGCGGACCTCGCGGCGGTCGCGATCGAGCGCACCACGCTGCTGGAGCGCACCCGCGCCGAGGTGACCGAGCTGGCCCGGGACACCTCGCGGGCCCGGGACTCCTCGACGGCGGCGCAGCGCCTGCACAGCGTGCACAGCAGACTCATCGACCTGGTCCTGGACGGCGGCGACCTGCGGGCCCTGGTGGACAGCGCCGCCGGCGAACTGGGCGGGGCGCTGGTGGTGCGCGGCCCGGCGGGCAAGGACATCGTGTCGGGCGGCGAGCCGTCCGCGCCGGCGGAAGGCAAGCCCGGCGCCGAGGCGCCGCCCGGGGCGGCGGGTGCGGTCGACGCCGTCGTCCTCGACTCCGCGATCCTCGACGCGCACGCCGAGGGCGGGCCCGTACGGTGCGGCAGCGAGCACCTGTGGGTGTGCCCCGTCACGGCCGGCGCGGAGAACCTCGGCACGCTGGTGCTGCGCCGCGGCGAGGACCTGACGTCCGACGGCGTACGGCTCCTCGGTCTGGTCGCGCAGAGCGTGGCCGTACTGCTGCTGATGCAGCGCAGCACCGCGGTCGCCGAGGGCCAGGTGCGCGACCAGCTGTTCAACGACCTCCTCAACGCCTCCCAGCTGCCGCCCCACCAGCTCGCCGAGCGCGCCCGGCGCCTCGCCGTCGACCTCAACGAGCCGCACGTCGTGGTCGTCGCCCGCCCCGAGGGCGGCGCACAGGGCCGCGCCGTCGTGTGGGCGTCGTCGTACGCGCACCGCATGTCGGGCCTCAAGTACGCGGACGGCGGCCGCATCGTGCTGCTCCTGCCGGGCTCCGACCCGTGCGCCGCCGCCAAGGCCGTGTCGCGGGAGCTGACCACCCTGCTGGGCCACCCCGTGACCGTCGGCACCGCCGGCCCGCTCACCACGCCCGCCGCCGTCAAGGCCACCTACCAGGAGGCGCAGCGCTGCCTGGACGCGCTCACCGCGCTCGGCGGCACCGGCTCCACCGCGTCCCCGCGCGAACTGGGCTTCCTCGGACTGCTGCTCGCCGACAAGCACGACATCGGCGGTTTCATCGCCTCCGCCATCGGGCCCGTCCTGGACTACGACAGCCAGCAGCAGACCGAGCTGCTGCGCACCCTGGAGGCGTACTTCACGTCCGGCTCCAGCCCCACCCGGGCCGCCGAGGCGCTGCACGTCCACCCCAACACGGTCTCGCGCCGCCTGGAGCGCATCACCGAACTGCTCGGCGCGGACTGGCAGGAGCCCGCGCAGGCCCTCGAAGTCCAGCTGGCCCTGCGCCTCCAGCGCGCCCGCCACACCCTCGGCGGCCGCCCCGCCACCGACCAGGCGGCGGCACAGGCTCCGGTCGGCTAGCACCGGGGCTCGCCCGTACCCATCAGGCCGGCAGGCCCGTCGCGTAGAACGCCGACGGCAGGGGGAGCGGCGACGTGCTCTCCAGGGCGCGGGCCGTGTGGGCGACCGACGCCAGGGTGATGTGGCGGTGCCAGCCCCGGTACGAGCGGCCCTCGAAGTCCCGCAGTCCGACCTGCTCGCCGACCGTCGTCACGTCGTGCGCGACCCGCCGGCTCAGCTTCGCCAGGCGCA is a window encoding:
- a CDS encoding HelD family protein, giving the protein MSAPDPDPLARERAHLAASRAALRAMREDVQALDIRDVTANWVNAVVLERQIEERIKALADLAHTPLFFGRLDYRPTTQQGQRFYIGRRHVHDAAGDPMVIDWRAPVSQPFYQASRKNPQDVRLRRRFGYTGGDLTAYEDEHLDDPAEAETTSKLLQAEIERPRVGPMRDIVATIQPEQDEIVRSGLTGTVCVQGGPGTGKTAVGLHRVAYLLYAHRERLARTGTLVIGPNRSFLQYIEQVLPALGELEVKQATVDDLVAHVEVRGTDEAATAVVKGDARMAEVLRRAVRSHVTPPTEPLVVVRGSRRWRIPAYELEEMVRELLDRDIRYGAAREALPQRIAHAVLVRMEQAGEAPDDRVQDAVARNAAVKAAVKAIWPPVDPAKLVLRLLSDAAFLAAHAEGLLSEDEQKAVLWTKPPRSVKSARWSAADAVLIDEATDLVARTPSLGHVVLDEAQDLSPMQYRAVGRRCSTGSATVLGDLAQGTTPWATESWAEALRHLGKPDALVEELTAGFRVPREVIAYASRLLPHMSPGLAQVKSVRESPGSLEVRRAAGPGDLDAHTVAACVDALGNEGSIGLIAADARVPAVADALTAAGMPYLSPGEETTAASRLTLVPASLAKGLEYDYVVLDEPAAVVDGEPDERTGLRRLYVALTRAVSGLTVVHAAPLPAQLT
- a CDS encoding transaldolase family protein, translated to MISAQAEEVLQQLTAEGVSPWLSWPSTQPPGRDAVVRYGFRGVAMPPGSPLSAVRAACDALVGGWVTVAVEAGAGAADDPDALVAAARMLRVGVDRPNVLVGIPATKAGTVAAADCLAEGIGVDCSAVFSVEQYRAVLDAQIAGMERALSNGVDLAGFAASASCPLGLLDQEVNARLDRLPDADPALRDAAGAATARLLYRVREERLADAWWRVLRVAGARTPYLVWTRTGAAHVPALVGWNTAHVLTPDALEVAAERGGLHGDTLLGRHGQAQGALRALGEAGVDVASLAEALARRGA
- the pabB gene encoding aminodeoxychorismate synthase component I produces the protein MRTLLVDNYDSFTYNLFHYVAEACGREPVVVRNDDPGWRPSMVEDFDNVIVSPGPGTPGRDADFGICREIVRDARRPVLGICLGHQGIGLVHGATVGRAPEPRHGRVSPVLHEGDGLFAGLPSPFEAVRYHSLAVTDLPEELEVTAWTPDGVVMGLRHRHRPLWGVQFHPESIATRFGHELLANFQELSRRHTPRRDSVTLRPPAGPEPAVHQPLDRRALRVLTRELPTRWDDEIVYERLFQGRDHAFWLDSSARDSQGRFSVMGDATGPLARVATADVASGTVTVRSSAGEAETVAGEFLGWLDRDLASLDTEVPALPCDFALGWTGYLGYELKSECGGDRAHRSEEPDAVMVFADRAVVLDHVTGTTYLLALVEGDDEEPAQLWLSRMVGRLTTLAAVAPAPDPVRPAGAVDGIRLRHDRGAYLALIDACQEEIAAGESYEVCLTNMAEARGAFDPWDGYRLLRRTSPAPFGALLEFGDVSVLSTSPERFLRVSSDGLAESKPIKGTRPRGATPEEDAALAASLTTDEKDRSENLMIVDLVRNDLGRCAEIGSVRADDVFVVETYATVHQLVSKVTARLRADSSPVRCVRSAFPPGSMTGAPKIRTMQIIDRLEGGPRGVYSGAIGYFSLSGAADLSVVIRTAVVTPGRVRYGVGGAIVALSDPAAEYEETAVKSAPLLTLTSTPFPDRTPLPTA
- a CDS encoding methyltransferase domain-containing protein encodes the protein MPNASQVRSYERSLERSRQSLTRADRPRTFTMSGREWDLLDEVFAPVYSPSTGIALDFLGLSEPGDAVRPAGSFLEIGCGTGLIAVTAALAGCERVVACDISPRAVENAAINAERHGVTRRLRSLHSDLFSGIDSGERFDTIFWSSNYVLGPDDYEYKSVHERAYVDAGYQTHRRYLDQAPHWTTPNGRALLHFSSRGDLPALYRIADECGRVLRTVASCRVREGEYDDDMVEHMLLLIEPVGVSSSTPLAA
- a CDS encoding helix-turn-helix domain-containing protein, producing the protein MLPEDRSLDGYAFTMLELLAREAPPEQFEDVVRGAAAAGATEADLALLTSAKDRSLEIRQLFSRRQQREAGLSALVDTARDLTLPYSLDTLLKVITRRARLLLGLDMSWLSLHDAEDGASVVRAADGHASAITVGFRVPLTGGVGRHARERSAPFWTPDYLRDEAFAHSDIIDNVVRTEGLHAIMAVPLQHEESTFGVLYVADRNVRHFLPDEISLMTSLADLAAVAIERTTLLERTRAEVTELARDTSRARDSSTAAQRLHSVHSRLIDLVLDGGDLRALVDSAAGELGGALVVRGPAGKDIVSGGEPSAPAEGKPGAEAPPGAAGAVDAVVLDSAILDAHAEGGPVRCGSEHLWVCPVTAGAENLGTLVLRRGEDLTSDGVRLLGLVAQSVAVLLLMQRSTAVAEGQVRDQLFNDLLNASQLPPHQLAERARRLAVDLNEPHVVVVARPEGGAQGRAVVWASSYAHRMSGLKYADGGRIVLLLPGSDPCAAAKAVSRELTTLLGHPVTVGTAGPLTTPAAVKATYQEAQRCLDALTALGGTGSTASPRELGFLGLLLADKHDIGGFIASAIGPVLDYDSQQQTELLRTLEAYFTSGSSPTRAAEALHVHPNTVSRRLERITELLGADWQEPAQALEVQLALRLQRARHTLGGRPATDQAAAQAPVG